The following are encoded together in the Pectobacterium punjabense genome:
- the tgt gene encoding tRNA guanosine(34) transglycosylase Tgt: MKYELQTTDGRARRGRLIFERGVVETPAFMPVGTYGTVKGMTPEEVKETGAQILLGNTFHLWLRPGQEIMKLHGDLHDFMQWHGPILTDSGGFQVFSLGDIRKITEQGVHFRNPINGDSIFLSPEKSMEIQHDLGSDIVMIFDECTPYPADWDYAKRSMEMSLRWAKRSRQRFDELENKNALFGIIQGSVYEDLRDVSVKGLVDIGFDGYAVGGLAVGEPKEDMHRILEHVCPQIPEDKPRYLMGVGKPEDLVEGVRRGVDMFDCVMPTRNARNGHLFVTDGVVKIRNAKHKDDVSSLDEHCDCYTCRNYSRAYLHHLDRCNEILGARLNTIHNLRYYQRLMAGLRQAIEEGKLEHFVVDFYQRIGKPIPPLAEKDVAASN; encoded by the coding sequence GTGAAGTACGAATTACAAACAACAGACGGCCGCGCGCGACGCGGCAGATTGATTTTTGAACGTGGCGTGGTGGAAACCCCGGCTTTTATGCCCGTGGGGACGTACGGCACGGTGAAGGGCATGACGCCGGAAGAAGTGAAAGAGACTGGCGCACAGATTTTGCTCGGCAATACGTTCCATCTGTGGCTACGTCCCGGTCAGGAAATCATGAAACTGCACGGCGATCTGCATGACTTCATGCAGTGGCACGGCCCCATTCTGACGGACTCTGGCGGTTTTCAGGTATTCAGCCTCGGCGACATTCGCAAAATTACTGAGCAGGGCGTGCATTTCCGTAACCCGATCAATGGGGATTCGATTTTCCTTAGCCCGGAAAAATCGATGGAGATTCAGCACGATCTCGGTTCCGATATTGTCATGATCTTTGATGAGTGTACGCCGTACCCCGCCGATTGGGATTACGCCAAGCGCTCTATGGAGATGTCCCTGCGCTGGGCGAAACGCAGCCGTCAGCGTTTTGACGAACTAGAGAATAAAAATGCGCTGTTCGGTATTATTCAGGGTAGTGTTTACGAAGATTTACGTGATGTATCCGTAAAAGGTCTGGTAGACATTGGCTTTGATGGGTACGCTGTGGGCGGTTTGGCAGTGGGTGAACCGAAAGAGGACATGCACCGTATTCTGGAGCACGTTTGCCCACAGATTCCAGAAGATAAACCACGCTATCTGATGGGCGTGGGCAAGCCGGAAGATTTGGTGGAAGGTGTACGTCGCGGTGTCGATATGTTTGACTGCGTGATGCCAACGCGTAACGCACGTAACGGACATCTTTTCGTGACTGATGGCGTGGTGAAAATCCGTAATGCGAAGCATAAAGATGATGTCAGCTCGCTGGATGAACACTGTGATTGCTACACGTGTCGCAATTATAGTCGCGCCTACTTGCATCATCTTGACCGTTGCAACGAAATACTCGGAGCACGACTCAATACCATTCATAACTTGCGTTATTATCAGCGTTTAATGGCAGGTTTACGTCAGGCCATTGAAGAGGGTAAATTAGAGCACTTTGTGGTGGATTTTTACCAACGGATAGGCAAACCCATTCCGCCGCTTGCTGAAAAAGACGTTGCCGCAAGCAACTGA